Proteins co-encoded in one Xiphophorus hellerii strain 12219 chromosome 10, Xiphophorus_hellerii-4.1, whole genome shotgun sequence genomic window:
- the rpl38 gene encoding large ribosomal subunit protein eL38 has product MPRKIEEIKDFLLTARRKDAKSVKIKKNKDNVKFKVRCSRYLYTLVITDKEKAEKLKQSLPPGLAVKELK; this is encoded by the exons ATG CCTCGCAAGATCGAAGAAATCAAAGATTTCTTGCTGACAGCCAGGAGGAAGGATGCCAAGT CCGTAAAGATCAAGAAGAACAAGGACAACGTGAAGTTCAAGGTGCGCTGCAGCAGATACCTGTACACACTGGTCATCACAGATAAAGAGAAGGCAGAGAAGCTCAAACAGTCCCTGCCCCCAG gtCTGGCTGTCAAGGAGCTGAAGTAA